The proteins below are encoded in one region of Pongo pygmaeus isolate AG05252 chromosome 20, NHGRI_mPonPyg2-v2.0_pri, whole genome shotgun sequence:
- the DPRX gene encoding divergent paired-related homeobox, whose translation MPGSEDLRKGKDQMHSHRKRTMFTKKQLEDLNILFNENPYPNPSLQKEMASKIDIHPTVLQVWFKNHRAKLKKAKCKHIHQKQETPQPPVPEGGVTTSVGLRNADTLPRLPNAAHPIGLVYTGHRVPSFQLILYPNLKVPANDFTGHRIVHFGCCQDPNIYCLYPILESQVCAPSFHSGSSACSSNQSRER comes from the exons ATGCCAGGCTCAGAGGATCTTCGTAAAG GCAAGGACCAGATGCATTCACACAGGAAACGAACCATGTTCACTAAGAAGCAACTGGAAGATCTGAACATCTTGTTCAATGAGAACCCATACCCAAACCCCAGCCTTCAGAAAGAAATGGCCTCGAAAATAGACATACACCCAACAGTACTGCAG GTCTGGTTCAAGAATCACAGAGCAAAACTCAAGAAAGCCAAATGCAAGCACATTCATCAAAAACAAGAAACTCCACAACCGCCAGTACCAGAGGGTGGGGTCACCACCAGTGTCGGCCTGAGAAATGCAGACACACTACCCAGATTGCCCAACGCTGCTCACCCGATCGGCCTGGTGTACACGGGTCATCGAGTCCCCTCATTCCAGCTCATCCTGTACCCCAACCTCAAGGTCCCTGCAAATGACTTCACTGGTCACAGAATAGTCCATTTTGGCTGCTGCCAAGATCCTAACATATACTGCCTCTACCCAATTTTGGAATCCCAAGTTTGCGCCCCAAGCTTCCATTCTGGCTCTTCTGCCTGTTCATCTAACCAAAGTCGAGAGAGATGA